A genomic segment from Daphnia carinata strain CSIRO-1 chromosome 1, CSIRO_AGI_Dcar_HiC_V3, whole genome shotgun sequence encodes:
- the LOC130692216 gene encoding transcriptional activator cubitus interruptus-like produces the protein MDHNAGLGPGAGGLPLHMPSAFAAFPPAASGPGALAAAAAAAAADQRGGPDGRFLWDPSGRIHPTFHGHPGLTSSGASSASLQELTLLAAARRSAAAAAAVAAAGGGGGVGSGGSHPMGMGVPSSGGPGELHPAYRLNPYVEHLYSSLHSSPTASLRGLSPLDPRGLALQHSIDYMANMSVLGSRMGELHHSPSLLGSTELPFSLDGFDLGSRLASPRPAIRQSRKRALSSSPYSDSLDLGSMIRFSPNSLVSIMNGSRSSSTSGSYGHLSAGALSPAMGLPPLPTAHLQQLQAHLIRTGSLGGSLGGSLGGHGSPFYPGMLHQSSNQPHQYPHNLFQLSGSGLGHHPPPMGLGSHGHHNSGHHTSVKPEYEAAKKESHNPVSSTVDTEAHMEVVKMRTKIKKEPMAAAAAVQPPKEMSHHHHHHHHLHGGEPMDDEGHDGSGDPMKDEPGDFIETHCHWRDCDKEFATQDDLVKHINNDHIHANKKSFVCRWKECSREEKPFKAQYMLVVHMRRHTGEKPHKCTFEGCSKAYSRLENLKTHLRSHTGEKPYMCEFPGCSKAFSNASDRAKHQNRTHSNEKPYVCKAPGCTKRYTDPSSLRKHVKTVHGAEFYANKKHKGGDSAGPGPSPGGGMMAGASPRSDDGGNKTASVSSPSVKSEEAGSPGQIGSPGTESSIMTPGVVSCADTFGPSDDPDSVSTANGGMADVLDQNQEWAAEEIDEFDIAELSASVSVALGAGGNDGGNSPGRAAAFNLQDRNARNRMKGRLQAKPMPALLSLPGINGRRGSGLSEINQRITDLRMGGGNSTTATQSPQTQMGNRPTSQLLGQTMLLPGSQQEIRRDSNATTVSSYYGSMRSGASPLPFSRRSSEVSQISNVSGRAAFLSSPYDPISPGSSRRSSEASNFQAGGAAQTTFIAQPGQHQQVGVVSNQPLTASMAAQLQKMQRRALIMQNMASTQNLVLQTQSMSLSQQNLAANAAVHPSPSPHPHHQFNSASGWMNSGQNQAMNGGVSYPRQSQTPGAVMPSYTQQPTQGQREMRRASDPVRPMAAQTAVPLPPLSSALQRHHSVNNVQQQPMMRNAMNGNNNAAARGVNGYPPNHPNSGIVLEEVGEGHMVEEKLVVPDEMLQYLNQVSVNQDGRMASPRSYFMGRSPRPDSAQHQQFRALQQQYQQQQFHQFQQQQQHTNNQYNQTGTMATGNHYSAQHQPGNAMVGYNNGTQTHMAAGISPTPTVRNQLGMQASPALAATAPQHFSGPAVCHQAQVGQPQSQQQQLPPMYSTCPAQSSPVVANGVVGAQPGQQQPNMVGCNAMQSTGYSQAANYGPGHANGVNPLAYNNYNNSANMPCNNQQTTMPMNNGYVMNQQCGHMQVAQQQPNPVAVQTQVFNNPCSPCTGHHHQQPQPVCNNNPANNQNWQCGYPGNNTISVPQQQQQMSFQPQPHDNVTWQNNTMHGAGNGPTNHIQATNASSVMYNNMQSNATMGNNYNNYNGRPPPYNQVASAIQCQDVSQSQDFINRARIQGAGQQPSNQGLSATPAQQHNQQVNNAATAVPSVATGVSTPSNMRPETYQRTLEYVQQCQTWATTGDSNAGARMAKENKPPHQQQQPGACEPQMTKTAETAVVGRALLSPGQDAVSSSTDRQEAAAAAAAALLPSAGSANQSNMVVHDMNTSLNSLMQENRYLQMIQ, from the exons GTTTGGCCTTACAACATTCGATTGACTACATGGCCAACATGTCGGTGCTGGGATCACGCATGGGGGAGCTGCACCACTCGCCGTCGCTGCTCGGCTCCACAGAATTACCCTTCTCTTTGGACG GTTTCGATCTGGGTTCCCGTTTGGCCAGCCCACGACCCGCCATCCGACAGAGTCGCAAACGAGCCCTGTCCAGTTCGCCTTATTCGGATTCGCTTGACCTGGGCTCCATGATTCGATTCTCGCCCAATTCACTCGTTTCCATTATGAACGGATCCCGTTCCTCATCCACCTCCGGCTCGTACGGTCATCTGTCAGCAG GTGCCCTGAGTCCAGCCATGGGCTTACCACCTCTGCCAACTGCGCACCTTCAGCAGTTGCAGGCACATCTGATTCGAACGGGAAGCCTGGGAGGCAGTTTGGGCGGCAGTTTGGGTGGCCATGGCTCACCTTTCTATCCGGGGATGCTGCATCAGTCCAGCAATCAACCTCATCAGTATCCACATAATCTCTTCCAGCTATCTGGTTCGGGATTAGGTCATCATCCACCACCGATGGGTCTCGGCTCTCACGGCCACCACAACAGTGGACATCACACCAGTGTCAAACCAGAATACGAGGCTGCAAAGAAAGAATCTCATAATCCAGTGTCGAGCACTGTCGACACAGAAGCGCACATGGAGGTCGTCAAGATGCGGACAAAGATCAAGAAAGAGCCGATGGCCGCTGCGGCCGCCGTCCAACCACCCAAGGAAATGtctcatcaccatcatcaccaccatcacctGCACGGTGGCGAGCCGATGGACGATGAAGGCCACGACGGGTCCGGCGACCCGATGAAGGACGAGCCGGGCGATTTCATCGAAACCCACTGCCACTGGCGCGATTGCGACAAGGAATTTGCCACGCAAGACGATTTGGTCAAGCACATCAACAACGACCACATCCACGCCAACAAGAAGAGTTTCGTCTGCCGCTGGAAGGAGTGCTCCCGCGAGGAGAAACCTTTCAAAGCCCAGTACATGTTGGTCGTCCACATGCGCAGACACACGGGCGAGAAGCCGCACAAGTGCACG TTTGAGGGATGTTCAAAAGCGTATTCACGCCTGGAGAACTTGAAAACTCATTTGAGATCACATACCGGTGAGAAACCTTACATGTGTGAATTCCCAGGTTGTAGCAAAGCGTTCAGCAACGCGTCCGATCGGGCCAAACATCAAAATCGAACCCACTCGAACGAG AAACCGTACGTCTGCAAAGCGCCAGGATGCACCAAACGATACACGGATCCCAGCTCGTTGCGTAAACACGTCAAGACGGTCCACGGCGCCGAATTCTACGCCAACAAGAAACACAAAGGAGGTGACTCGGCCGGACCGGGCCCGAGTCCTGGTGGCGGCATGATGGCCGGCGCCAGTCCGCGCAGTGACGACGGTGGCAACAAGACGGCTAGTGTTTCCAGCCCTAGCGTCAAATCGGAAGAAGCCGGATCACCCGGGCAGATTGGCAGTCCAGGCACCGAGTCGAGCATCATGACGCCGGGCGTAGTCTCGTGCGCCGACACTTTCGGTCCGTCCGACGACCCCGACAGCGTCAGCACGGCTAACGGTGGCATGGCTGACGTCCTGGATCAAAATCAAGAATGGGCTGCTGAAGAAATTGATGAATTCGACATTGCAGAGTTGTCGGCCTCTGTTTCGGTAGCCTTGGGAGCTGGAGGTAACGATGGTGGAAACAGCCCCGGAAGAGCAGCCGCTTTCAACCTGCAGGACAGGAATGCCCGCAACCGCATGAAGGGCCGACTCCAAGCCAAGCCGATGCCCGCTTTGCTCTCTTTGCCCGGCATCAACGGCCGAAGAGGCAGCGGATTGAGCGAAATCAATCAGCGCATCACCGATCTCCGCATGGGCGGAGGTAATTCCACCACGGCCACTCAATCTCCTCAAACGCAGATGGGCAACCGACCCACCAGCCAGTTGCTGGGTCAAACAATGCTCCTGCCGGGCAGCCAGCAAGAGATCCGCAGAGACAGCAACGCCACCACCGTCAGCTCTTATTACGGCAGCATGAGATCCGGAGCCTCGCCGCTTCCATTCAGCCGTCGCTCGTCGGAAGTCTCGCAGATTTCCAACGTCTCCGGACGGGCCGCTTTCCTATCGTCTCCTTACGATCCCATCTCGCCAGGTAGTTCGAGGCGTTCCAGCGAAGCCTCCAATTTCCAGGCAGGTGGAGCCGCTCAAACGACGTTCATTGCCCAACCAGGTCAGCACCAACAGGTTGGCGTCGTTAGCAACCAGCCGTTGACGGCTTCGATGGCCGCCCAGCTGCAGAAGATGCAACGAAGAGCTTTGATTATGCAAAACATGGCCTCTACTCAAAATCTGGTTCTTCAGACGCAAAGCATGTCCCTCAGTCAACAGAATTTGGCCGCCAATGCGGCTGTGCATCCCAGCCCGAGTCCACATCCCCATCATcaattcaattctgcatccgGCTGGATGAATTCTGGACAGAATCAGGCTATGAATGGTGGAGTTTCTTATCCACGCCAGAGCCAAACACCCGGCGCTGTCATGCCGTCGTACACGCAACAGCCGACCCAGGGCCAGCGTGAAATGCGACGGGCATCCGATCCAGTCCGACCAATGGCCGCCCAAACGGCTGTTCCCCTACCGCCTCTCAGTTCCGCTCTGCAGAGACACCACAGCGTCAACAACGTCCAGCAGCAGCCGATGATGCGCAACGCAATGAACGGAAACAACAATGCAGCAGCGCGAGGCGTGAATGGATACCCTCCCAATCATCCAAACAGTGGAATCGTCCTGGAAGAAGTCGGCGAGGGCCACATGGTCGAAGAGAAGCTTGTCGTTCCCGATGAAATGCTCCAGTATCTCAATCAG GTGAGTGTCAATCAAGATGGAAGAATGGCATCTCCACGATCCTACTTTATGGGCCGCAGTCCTCGACCTGATTCAGCCCAACATCAACAATTCAGGGCGCTGCAACAACAGtatcagcagcagcagttccATCAattccaacagcaacaacaacacacgaACAATCAGTACAACCAAACAGGAACGATGGCCACGGGCAATCATTATTCAGCTCAACATCAACCCGGCAATGCTATGGTTGGCTACAACAATGGCACACAGACGCATATGGCGGCCGGCATCAGCCCGACACCGACTGTGCGTAATCAACTGGGAATGCAAGCGAGTCCAGCTTTGGCTGCTACAGCTCCGCAGCATTTCAGTGGTCCAGCTGTTTGCCACCAAGCTCAGGTTGGCCAGCCACaaagtcagcaacaacaactgcCTCCAATGTACAGCACTTGCCCAGCTCAGTCCTCCCCTGTTGTCGCCAACGGTGTGGTAGGAGCTCAGCCGGGCCAACAACAACCCAACATGGTTGGATGTAACGCCATGCAATCTACTGGCTACTCGCAGGCTGCAAACTACGGACCCGGCCATGCAAATGGCGTCAACCCGTTGGCGTACAACAACTACAACAATTCGGCTAACATGCCGTGTAACAATCAGCAGACGACAATGCCAATGAACAACGGTTACGTTATGAATCAACAATGCGGTCACATGCAAGTTGCCCAGCAACAACCAAATCCAGTAGCTGTCCAGACGCAGGTTTTTAACAATCCTTGTTCCCCTTGCACTGGCCATCACCATCAACAGCCGCAGCCCGTGTGTAACAATAATCCAGCCAATAATCAAAACTGGCAGTGCGGTTACCCAGGCAACAACACAATCAGCGtgccgcaacaacaacaacaaatgtcGTTCCAGCCGCAGCCACACGACAATGTTACGTGGCAGAATAATACGATGCATGGCGCAGGAAATGGCCCAACGAACCACATTCAGGCGACAAATGCATCTTCAGTAATGTACAACAACATGCAAAGCAATGCCACAATGGGCAACAATTACAACAATTATAATGGTCGCCCACCACCGTATAACCAAGTGGCATCCGCCATCCAATGCCAAGACGTTAGCCAATCGCAGGATTTCATCAATCGGGCTCGCATCCAAGGAGCTGGACAACAGCCGAGCAACCAAGGGCTATCAGCTACTCCAGCACAACAACACAACCAACAAGTAAACAACGCGGCCACAGCCGTCCCATCCGTGGCAACTGGAGTATCTACGCCGAGCAACATGCGTCCTGAGACATACCAGCGCACTCTCGAGTACGTCCAGCAATGTCAGACTTGGGCGACAACAGGAGATAGCAACGCTGGTGCACGAATGGCCAAGGAGAACAAGCCTCctcatcagcaacaacaacctgGAGCTTGTGAGCCTCAGATGACCAAGACTGCTGAGACGGCCGTAGTCGGACGGGCACTGCTCTCACCGGGCCAGGATGCCGTTTCCAGCTCAACTGATCGACAGGAAGCGGCGGCTGCGGCAGCGGCAGCTTTGTTGCCTTCGGCCGGCTCGGCCAATCAGTCAAACATGGTCGTTCACGACATGAACACGTCACTCAATTCCTTGATGCAAGAGAACCGCTACTTGCAAATGATTCAGTAG
- the LOC130692410 gene encoding complex III assembly factor LYRM7-like produces MAAPLRAEVLKCFRCLHRTRLKVFTNDEAAMDAARLKINSEFRKYQKISNQETIMELIKFGNQAEEILRTSVVQASPVAENTFRLHITKDTFMYNNTPYRG; encoded by the exons ATGGCCGCCCCCCTTCGAGCCGAg GTTCTAAAATGTTTTCGATGTCTTCATCGAACTCGTTTGAAAGTGTTTACGAACGATGAAGCTGCAATGGATG CTGCACGACTCAAAATCAATTCTGAATTccgaaaatatcaaaaaataTCAAACCAAGAAACTATTATGGAA TTAATCAAATTTGGTAACCAAGCTGAAGAAATTTTGAGGACAAGTGTGGTGCAAGCAAGTCCCGTTGCTGAGAACACTTTCA GGCTCCACATAACAAAAGATACCTTCATGTACAACAACACTCCTTATAGAGGATGA
- the LOC130692400 gene encoding disintegrin and metalloproteinase domain-containing protein 10-like encodes MRFLLLLVCIHLVTQLAISAGTKTGNRLNEYVLHYETLDYDADAIAAQHNRNRRSAVGGEEESYLRLHFRSHGKPFRLKLKRDTSTFSSDVQFVSHKGHPLDVDTSHLYEGHLQGEPESMVYGSIIDGIFDGKIHSQDGVFYVEKATKYFSDNSTTAKFHRRNPFHSIIYKEAHVVDPYEQHRTGHVGGCGVTDEVAAWMDDIQHGATDEEKENEKTNEINTKDQIFVREESLYKRDQQNEWKTAHPRSSAWWYKYSHQANQPDADPSDGGRRDRRSTVKSHISRTTCSLFIQTDPLLWRHFYEAEKRNADNTRKEITSLIAQHVKAVNAIYMETKFDGKFPHRMTRFEVQRIKIDDYEACEPNYIGEENKFCLPNIDVSNFLNLHSQGNHEDFCLAYVFTYRDFTGGTLGLAWVASPSGASGGICERYKVYTENMSGYPRTTKRSLNTGIITFVNYNSRVPPKVSQLTLAHEIGHNFGSPHDYPSHCRPGGQNGNYIMFASATSGERPNNSRFSNCSVGNISSVLDAIEEGKKKNCFTDWKGAFCGNKIVEDGEECDCGYDDEECEEKCCYPRVVSEPDRALNPAAQGCKRRPRTQCSPSQGQCCDRSCKFVPVTSHQQCKEDGECNGKAFCNGLSAKCPPPPNNPDGTECNGNTQVCQSGECSGSICSKFGMKECFLTSNVIDDKRKLCELACQIGNDNTTCKGTSELASITKLPTGISLRPGSPCDNYQGYCDVFLKCRAVDAEGPLARLKNLLFNRETLLTIAQWITEYWWAVMLMGVAFVLFMAVFIKCCAVHTPSSNPKKQPALSITHTLRHPYSTLRRKRHQHPQQQQQQQHANPSAPYIAAPNPAADSHGEPRNQYNRPKGGPASGWGHRTESSPYAYSGGQGGRANAYEMNVRQHRV; translated from the exons ATGCGTTTTCTGCTGTTACTAGTTTGCATTCATCTGGTCACACAACTCGCCATCTCAGCCG GTACAAAAACGGGTAACCGGCTGAACGAGTACGTCCTCCACTACGAAACGCTGGATTACGATGCGGACGCGATTGCAGCCCAACACAATCGAAATAGACGGAGCGCGGtaggaggagaagaagaatcgTATCTTCGGCTTCATTTTCGCAGTCACGGGAAACCATTTCgtttaaaactgaaaagggACACATCCACGTTCAGTTCTGACGTCCAATTTGTATCTCATAAAGGCCACCCGCTGGACGTCGATACCTCGCACCTTTACGAAGGGCACCTCCAAG GCGAACCAGAAAGCATGGTCTATGGATCGATCATTGATGGTATCTTCGATGGCAAAATCCATAGCCAAGATGGCGTCTTCTACGTTGAAAAGGCAACCAAATACTTTTCTGACAACAGCACAACTGCCAAGTTTCATCGTCGCAATCCATTTCACTCTATCATCTACAAGGAAGCGCACGTCGTCGATCCTTATGAACAACATCGCACAG GACATGTGGGCGGTTGCGGAGTGACAGATGAGGTGGCCGCTTGGATGGACGATATCCAGCACGGAGCAACtgacgaggaaaaagaaaacgagaaaaccaACGAGATCAATACGAAAGACCAAATCTTTGTGCGTGAAGAGAGTCTGTACAAGAGAGACCAGCAAAATGAATGGAAAACGGCACATCCTCGATCATCCGCTTGGTGGTACAAGTACAGCCATCAAGCCAACCAGCCGGATGCAGATCCATCTGATGGGGGACGTCGAGACAGGCGCTCAACTGTCAAAAGTCACATCAGCCGGACGACTTGCTCCCTTTTTATTCAGACAGATCCGCTTCTATGGCGACATTTCTACGAAGCTGAGAAACGTAACGCGGACAACACACGTAAAGAGATCACGTCGCTGATCGCTCAACACGTCAAGGCCGTCAATGCCATTTACATGGAAACCAAGTTTGACGGGAAATTTCCGCATCGAATGACGCGATTCGAAGTGCAGCGCATCAAGATCGATGACTACGAGGCATGCGAACCCAATTACATTGGAGAAGAGAACAAGTTCTGTCTTCCCAATATCGACGTCTCCAACTTTCTGAATCTCCACTCGCAGGGCAATCACGAAGATTTCTGCCTGGCTTACGTCTTCACCTACcg GGATTTCACGGGTGGAACGCTGGGTCTCGCTTGGGTTGCCTCGCCTTCCGGCGCTTCCGGCGGCATTTGCGAACGCTACAAAGTCTACACGGAGAACATGTCCGGCTACCCCCGCACGACCAAGCGCAGTCTCAACACAGGCATCATCACCTTTGTCAACTACAACAGTCGCGTTCCACCAAAAGTCTCTCAGCTGACGTTGGCTCACGAAATTGGACACAATTTTGGCTCGCCTCACGACTATCCCAGCCACTGTCGTCCGGGTGGCCAAAATG gtAATTACATTATGTTCGCATCGGCCACTAGCGGCGAACGGCCAAACAATTCACGCTTCTCCAATTGCAGCGTGGGCAACATCTCGTCCGTTCTAGATGCTATAGAGgaaggcaaaaagaagaattgctTCACGG ATTGGAAGGGTGCTTTCTGCGGTAACAAGATTGTTGAAGATGGCGAAGAATGTGATTGTGGCTATGACGACGAAGAATGCGAAGAAAAGTGTTGTTATCCTCGCGTCGTCAGCGAACCAGATAGAGCCCTCAATCCAGCTGCTCAAGGATGCAAACGTCGACCGA GAACGCAATGCAGTCCGAGCCAAGGCCAGTGCTGCGACCGCAGTTGTAAATTCGTTCCAGTTACTTCACACCAGCAATGCAAGGAGGATGGCGAATGTAACGGAAAGGCCTTCTGCAATGGGCTGTCCGCCAAATGTCCTCCGCCACCTAATAATCCTGACGGAACCGAATGCAATGGCAATACCCAG gtATGTCAAAGTGGCGAGTGCTCTGGATCGATATGCTCCAAATTCGGCATGAAGGAGTGCTTTCTCACGTCGAACGTCATCGACGATAAACGCAAACTCTGCGAATTGGCCTGCCAGATTGGTAACGATAACACAACGTGCAAAGGCACGTCTGAACTCGCCTCCATCACCAAATTGCCTACTGGCATTTCTTTACGTCCAGGATCTCCTTGCGACAACTACCag GGCTATTGCGACGTCTTTCTCAAGTGCCGTGCAGTGGATGCCGAAGGTCCTTTGGCTAGACTGAAGAACTTGCTCTTCAATCGCGAAACGCTGCTCACCATCGCTCAATGGATCACG GAATACTGGTGGGCTGTCATGCTTATGGGTGTGGCCTTTGTCTTGTTTATGGCCGTTTTCATCAAGTGCTGCGCGGTTCACACCCCGTCGTCAAACCCGAAGAAACAGCCTGCCTTGAGTATCACACATACTCTGCGACATCCGTACAGCACATTGCGCCGGAAGCGGCATCAGCATcctcagcaacaacagcagcaacaacatgCAAACCCGTCCGCTCCGTACATTGCTGCCCCTAATCCAGCAGCCGATTCACACGGTGAACCAAGAAATCAGTATAATCGACCCAAAG GTGGTCCAGCAAGTGGATGGGGTCACAGAACCGAATCTTCGCCGTACGCTTACTCAGGTGGCCAGGGAGGCCGGGCGAATGCTTACGAAATGAACGTTCGGCAGCATCGGGTGTGA
- the LOC130692408 gene encoding uncharacterized protein LOC130692408: protein MDKIIQQKDDQIMDLQAQLLQQHKILDNSKAKDAQSLSLQAQLGEKNKLERNSFQTVKEVFPNSNLTEREDELALGEHSQLFSLPPDSVLNLNSVSAAQKESLVISPCSEGSEQLWDRIWAENGCGTETKIWHKFNMKHGLEFNGGSNQVWKCYRMEESAYR from the exons atggataagataatacaacaaaaggatg atcaaattatggacctgcaggctcaattattgcaacagcacaaaatattagataacagcaaagctaaggatg ctcaaagtttgagtctacaagctcagctaggggaaaagaacaaattggaacggaacagtttccaaacagtgaaggaggtttttccaaactcaaacctaactgaacgtgaggatgaattggcattaggcgaacacagtcag ttattcagtctaccacctgacagtgtgttaaatttaaattctgttagtgctgcacaaaaagaatcgttagtaataagcccatgcagtgaaggaagtgaacaattgtgggaccgtatttgggccgaaaatgggtgtggtacggaaaccaagatatggcacaagttcaacatgaaacatggattag aatttaatgggggatcaaatcaagtctggaagtgttataggatggaagagtcagcctacagatga
- the LOC130692405 gene encoding cytochrome c oxidase subunit 4 isoform 1, mitochondrial-like, protein MANHLVRYAAQQSKARISPIISQARSAHDHAHDHHEVGDPIKTIIGNRDIVGYGMNGQPNYIDRVDFPLPAIRYKEATPDIQVLREKEKGDWHKLTIEEKKALYRASFCQTFAEMKAPTGEWKSVLGFALIGCSIACWIYIWMKQYVYAPLPVTFSPERQQAQLERMINMQIAPIEGLASKYDYEKGRWKE, encoded by the exons ATGGCGAATCATCTGGTGAGGTATGCTGCGCAACAATCTAAGGCTAGGATCAGCCCAATCATTTCTCAAGCTAGGTCGGCCCATGATCATGCCCATGATCATCACGAGGTTGGAGATCCTATCAAGACTATCATTGGAAACCGAGACATTGTTGGTTATGGTATGAATGGCCAGCCAAACTACATCGACCGTGTTGACTTTCCTCTTCCAGCTATCCGCTACAAGGAAGCAACGCCAGACATTCAG GTTttgagagagaaggaaaagggAGATTGGCATAAATTGACcatcgaagaaaagaaagctttGTACAGAGCATCTTTCTGCCAGACCTTTGCTGAGATGAAAGCACCTACTGGTGAATGGAAGTCTGTTCTTGGGTTTGCCTTGATTGGATGTTCCATTGCATGCTGGATTTATATCTGGATGAAGCAATAtg TGTATGCTCCCTTGCCTGTGACTTTCTCTCCTGAGAGGCAACAAGCTCAACTGGAGAGAATGATTAATATGCAAATTGCACCTATTGAAGGTCTTGCATCGAAATACGACTACGAGAAGGGAAGATGGAAGGAGTAA
- the LOC130692403 gene encoding polypeptide N-acetylgalactosaminyltransferase 11-like, whose amino-acid sequence MRASYKPFFLGIVFTSITWCIVLYLYISLNPKSNSTALQHFSSALPFIATVKAGTRTLPIIVDNALDEVDQNKNKGNIGHSSNIKTSNPAVKHLETNLGLVRNSEDQKIREEGYSKHAFNVLVSSRLDYHRAIPDSRHKMCRSQTYPTLYLNTSVIICFYNEDPNTLFRTVHSVLDQTPSELLHEILLVDDNSDAGKIHDEVQDFVAKNFPAKVQLLKTSRREGLIRARIFGAKKATGQVLIFLDSHCEVNKKWVQPLVARIQENRTFVVTPIIDIINSDTFQYTSSPLVRGGFNWGLHFKWDSLPDDSLKSDEDFVKPILSPTMAGGLFAIEREYFFDIGEYDAGMNVWGGENLEISFRIWMCGGRLEIIPCSRVGHVFRRRRPYGSPNGEDTMTYNSLRAAHVWLDEYIEHFFHVRPDARHITYGDVGPRQRLRRLMKCQSFDWYLKNIYPELAIPGKEGNKTSKKETNSKLQSRRMYHRKNYIATYQIKLSGSNLCVESEKEVTSKGSVLQMGVCAKTKKQLWSVTDKGEMILAQMLCLESPESSRQKPRLSKCHEMGGLQEWKHHDDIDTPVYNIAAGLCLGISKSGIEDFANPVLENTSVVMTVCTDTTAAKWDFLKVSEH is encoded by the exons ATGAGAGCTTCTTATAAGCCATTTTTCTTGGGAATTGTATTCACTTCAATCACTTGGTGTATTGTCTTGTATCTCTACATTTCATTAAACCCTAAAAGCAACAGCACGGCACTGCAACATTTTTCGTCGGCACTTCCCTTCATTGCCACTGTCAAAGCAGGCACCAGAACGCTTCCTATTATCGTAGACAACGCGCTTGATGAAGttgatcaaaacaaaaataagggaaATATAGGCCATAGTTCAAACATTAAAACTAGTAACCCTGCTGTGAAGCACCTAGAAACCAATCTTGGTTTAGTTAGGAACAGTGAAGACCAAAAAATCAGAGAAGAAGGCTATAGCAAGCATGCCTTTAATGTACTCGTGAGCTCGAGGCTGGACTACCACAGAGCCATTCCTGACTCTCGGCATAAAAT GTGTCGATCCCAGACATACCCAACATTGTATCTAAATACCAGTGTTATAATTTGCTTTTACAATGAAGATCCAAACACTCTTTTTAGGACTGTGCACTCAGTTCTTGATCAAACCCCTAGTGAACTGCTCCATGAAATTTTGTTAGTTGATGACAACAGTGATGCAG GAAAAATTCATGATGAAGTACAGGACTTTGTTGCCAAGAATTTCCCCGCCAAGGTGCAACTACTTAAAACTAGCAGGCGCGAGGGTCTTATTAGAGCACGAATATTTGGCGCAAAAAAGGCCACAGGACaa GTATTAATATTTTTAGATTCACACTGTGaagtgaataaaaaatgggttCAACCTCTCGTAGCAAGAATTCAAGAGAATCGAACGTTCGTCGTCACTCCAATAATTGATATAATCAATTCTGACACATTCCAGTACACGTCTTCGCCTTTAGTTCGTGGTGGGTTCAATTGGGGTCTACATTTTAAGTGGGACAGCTTACCGGATGACTCTCTTAAGTCGGATGAAGATTTTGTCAAACCAATATT ATCGCCCACAATGGCTGGCGGACTGTTTGCCATAGAAAGAGAATATTTCTTCGACATAGGGGAGTACGATGCAGGAATGAACGTTTGGGGCGgtgaaaatttagaaatatCTTTTAGG ATTTGGATGTGTGGCGGAAGACTAGAGATAATTCCTTGCTCTCGTGTGGGACATGTTTTTCGGCGTCGCAGGCCATATGGTAGTCCTAACGGCGAGGATACCATGACGTACAATTCCCTACGTGCGGCACACGTTTGGCTCGATGAATATatt GAACACTTTTTCCACGTACGACCTGATGCTAGACATATAACTTATGGAGACGTTGGACCCCGTCAGCGTTTGCGTCGACTAATGAAATGTCAGTCGTTCGATTGGTACCTCAAAAACAt ATATCCGGAACTAGCAATTCCTGGAAAGGAAGGCAATAAGACAtccaagaaagaaacaaatagtaaaCTCCAGTCACGCCGCATGTACCatagaaaaaattatattgcAACGTACCAA ATCAAATTGTCGGGTAGTAACCTTTGCGTGGAGAGTGAAAAAGAAGTGACTTCGAAAGGTTCTGTGTTACAAATGGGTGTATgcgcaaaaactaaaaaacaa TTATGGTCTGTGACAGATAAGGGGGAAATGATACTGGCTCAAATGCTGTGTTTGGAATCGCCAGAAAGTTCTCGACAGAAACCTCGTCTCTCTAAATGCCACGAAATGGGCGGACTTCAGGAATGGAAACACCACGATgat ATAGATACACCGGTTTACAATATTGCAGCTGGTTTGTGCCTCGGAATCTCAAAGTCTGGGATTGAAGATTTTGCCAATCCGGTACTTGAAAATACGTCTGTCGTCATGACAGTTTGTACTGATACAACAGCTGCCAAATGGGATTTTCTAAAAGTTTCTGAACACTAA